One genomic segment of Musa acuminata AAA Group cultivar baxijiao chromosome BXJ3-3, Cavendish_Baxijiao_AAA, whole genome shotgun sequence includes these proteins:
- the LOC135633409 gene encoding putative F-box/kelch-repeat protein At1g15680: MWVLVCVQAEATLFPLHPRHSASSPNQHSASSVPFMPYICSSPSSLSLSLSLSFSVKPPTMSDDVYMEILARLPLKPLFRFKCVSRAWRRLISDDYFLRRLPLLTSAVFYHCNADAKEARFACTSGGGDLQECGLEFFPFHRDSDIVDCCSGLLLSYSRLRATFYVVSPITKRWVALPQTLKSTHLAVLAFDPCHSSEYRVISFTGWIAQGSELEVFSSATGDWAQHSLHWGVDSDTMTATLRYFAGILYVVAFPNYIVAIDLDGMRCRRIELPEPIKPEGSIDKSGGFLHYTCSDGGRLKVWMLEDADGGEWVLKHSIEVATILRQVPVNTRQQLQLLALHPEREVVYLRAPGRLVSYDLEKKEAEVVCEFRKEKEGVYLVQIWLFPFSGHMSHCLAH, from the coding sequence ATGTGGGTCTTGGTTTGCGTACAAGCCGAAGCCACACTGTTCCCTCTCCACCCACGCCACTCAGCTTCTTCCCCAAACCAGCACTCCGCGTCTTCTGTTCCTTTCATGCCCTATATATGCTCTTCaccttcctctctttctctctctctctctctctctttctctgtgaAGCCACCCACCATGAGCGACGATGTGTACATGGAGATCCTCGCCAGGCTCCCTTTGAAGCCCTTGTTCAGGTTCAAGTGCGTCTCCAGAGCCTGGCGCCGCCTCATCTCCGACGACTACTTCCTGCGGCGGCTGCCGCTGCTCACCTCCGCCGTGTTCTACCACTGCAACGCCGACGCCAAGGAGGCGAGATTCGCGTGCACCTCCGGCGGTGGCGATCTCCAGGAGTGCGGCCTGGAGTTCTTCCCCTTCCACCGGGACTCCGACATCGTCGACTGCTGCAGCGGCCTTCTGCTCTCCTACTCCAGACTCCGCGCCACGTTCTACGTCGTCAGCCCCATCACCAAGCGGTGGGTGGCGCTGCCGCAGACACTTAAGAGCACCCATCTCGCCGTGCTGGCCTTCGATCCCTGCCACTCCTCGGAGTACAGGGTGATCTCCTTCACCGGCTGGATCGCGCAGGGTTCCGAGCTCGAGGTCTTCTCGTCGGCGACCGGGGACTGGGCACAGCACAGCCTGCACTGGGGGGTCGACTCCGACACCATGACGGCCACGCTACGGTACTTCGCTGGAATCCTCTACGTTGTTGCCTTCCCCAACTACATTGTGGCGATCGACCTCGACGGTATGAGGTGCCGTCGGATCGAGTTGCCGGAGCCCATCAAGCCCGAAGGGAGCATCGACAAGTCCGGCGGTTTTCTCCACTACACCTGCAGCGACGGCGGCCGGCTCAAGGTTTGGATGCTCGAGGACGCCGACGGTGGTGAATGGGTGCTGAAGCACAGCATCGAGGTTGCGACGATCTTGAGACAAGTTCCGGTGAACACGCGTCAGCAGCTGCAACTGTTGGCGCTCCACCCGGAGAGGGAGGTGGTGTACCTGCGGGCGCCGGGGAGGCTCGTGTCGTATGACCTGGAGAAGAAGGAAGCCGAGGTGGTTTGCGAGTTCAGGAAGGAGAAGGAGGGAGTTTACTTGGTGCAGATTTGGCTGTTCCCTTTCTCGGGGCACATGTCGCATTGCTTGGCTCATTGA